GTTTTCTATTGCAGTTAACTTGTAAGGTAACTACATCAGAAACTGTAGTCCAGCCCTCAATTCCTGTTCAGATTGTGCAGATCATTATCGCGATGCTGGTCATGGACACATGGCAGTACTTTGTGCATCGCTACATGCATCAGAACAAGTTTCTGTACCGCCATATTCATTCCCAGCATCATCGGTTGGTTGTGCCTTACGCGATTGGTGCCCTTTATAACCACCCACTTGAAGGTCTCCTCCTGGATACCTTTGGTGGTGCTCTTTCGTTTCTTGTTGCTGGAATGACCGCACGTACTGCTGTAATCTTTTTCTGCTTTGCTGTGGTCAAAACAGTTGATGATCATTGTGGACTTTGGCTACCTGGTAATATCTTCCATTTGTTTTTCCAAAATAACACTGCTTACCATGACATTCATCATCAGCTCCAAGGCACAAAGTTCAATTATTCTCAGCCATTCTTTGCCATTTGGGACAAACTTCTTGGAACATACAGGCCATACAGACTTGTAAAAAGGCCTGAGGGTGGTTTCGAGGCACGACTGATGAAGGATTAGTTGGTTTGATCATTAGTCTTCTGTATGCAATCAACGTCTTTTGTAGGGATAGCTACCAAGTTGAGGTTGTTCTCTCTAGCAGCTGCCTTGGAAGATCTACATTCATCAAGTCTTGAATGTGCTTCAGAAATTAGAAATgttcattcttttcttttcgGTTGACCGTGGTTATTCGTAATTTTTGTCTAACCTCTTGATGATTTGTAAGCCTATTGTTTCTGAGCTCTTACTTTGTGCAGTATTACTTTTTTAACTATTGCAACTTGCTTAGCAGGTTGTTTTTGTATTGCCTTTCGAGAGTTGTGAGAAATCAAGATCATGTAATTAAAATTGTTAAAACTATGTAGTGTAAAATTTCATGGCCATTGGAGTTATTTCAATCACCCTTGTGCTATTTTATTTGAAGCCTTTGTGACATCCTATATAAGGAGTTATGA
This region of Solanum dulcamara chromosome 9, daSolDulc1.2, whole genome shotgun sequence genomic DNA includes:
- the LOC129903349 gene encoding very-long-chain aldehyde decarbonylase GL1-9-like; protein product: MVFWEGYVSDELMGTFAPIVVYWLYAGFYQLLPPMDRYRLHTRKEEDTKNLVPLSSVVKGVLIQQFFQATVAHLLFVLTCKVTTSETVVQPSIPVQIVQIIIAMLVMDTWQYFVHRYMHQNKFLYRHIHSQHHRLVVPYAIGALYNHPLEGLLLDTFGGALSFLVAGMTARTAVIFFCFAVVKTVDDHCGLWLPGNIFHLFFQNNTAYHDIHHQLQGTKFNYSQPFFAIWDKLLGTYRPYRLVKRPEGGFEARLMKD